Within Rhipicephalus microplus isolate Deutch F79 chromosome 9, USDA_Rmic, whole genome shotgun sequence, the genomic segment GATCCCATGGCCTCATCTTCTCGCGACAGAGTGGGCCAATGCCCAGCGAGGAGGCACCACTGCTGTGCCTCTACGACCGAAACACAGAGCGGAAGAGGGAGCCTGTGAGATACCAACTGCTGAAGCATTTGCCCACCAGGCGAGTGATTCCATCACAACTCCTGTTTATTTGTATCACATTAGGGTTGGCATTAACTGATTTCGTAGCTCAGGGCAGTGTGCTACGTACATGAACTTCTTTCATGAGCATGCGTGAAAAATGTGTGTGCATGCGCATCAGGCACGTAGCCAGAATATTTTGGAGGAGCATTGTATGGTTTGACCCCTCTTacatagttggtgcatgtttataCGTGTCTGTACCTATATATTCACATACTTGATAAAAAAATGTTGGTGGTTGAGTAACTTCCACAGTGCATCTCTCCAACAGCCCAAGCGTGTGCGCGAAACACACAATGCAGCATAGATTAGCCCCGCTTGTTTCATTTCCAGGAGATCATCTTCATGCGTACTCACTGAAGGCACATAAACATGGTGGTGAATATTGGCAAGTGTTAGTAAAAGCGTATCTGAGTCGCTTGAATCGAGGGTGCTACCGATATGAATTGGCTGATGGAGTTATAAATGACCGAATTAATGTAACAGGACCAGGCTCTAGCTCTTAAAAGACTTCCATATAAAACAGCTGAAAACAGGCCAGTTTAACTCCCAAGATTACGTGCTCCACAGCCTCAGGAACACCTGTTGTATGGAGCGCTATTAGGAGGAACCGTACATCACAACCACACTTTTGAGATGCTTAATACTGCAATGGGCTCACCAAAATGCAATGTATGAATTTTGTGTGGCATGAAAATTCTTAGTTGAGCTGTCACTGTTTCTGATTTCAAAGCACACATTAACAGTAGCACCAAGGATGGGTATTACAGTTAGGCTAACTCAGCTAGTCTTGTCTGTAATAAATTATGCCTATCCTTGCCACAGCACCTGCAAACAAGAGTTACATAACTGGCAAGTACCTACATTATGCAAGATGGCATTTTACTGCATTTGCATTTTCTTTCCAGTTCCTTCGCCATGTATGGTGACCCTAGAAAATGCCTTAATTTGCGTAAACCAACTAACCCAGCGAGTAAATGTACTACTTGATAAGCCTAAAATGCTCTAACCCCTTTATTGCATTACCTTAGATGTACACTTCTAAATTAACACTGGTGTGCTATGCAAAGCTAATCTCTGCATTCATGCTTTTCAAAGTTGGCTTCTCTGCATTACGACCCCTAGTGCAGAGAAGACCGCTTTAGACTTGAATGTGCTGGTGCGCGTTAAACTGGAGACATTTCCACTACAGAGTGTCATTAATGCAGTAAGAGCTGTAATTCTTTAAACTAAGTATCATAGCCCCAAACTGAGCCTTGGCAAGAAAGGTGATCCATCATGGGAAGGATGGCCCCCTGAGCTCTTTGTGCACACGGCACATGAATTGGCAGAGCTGATAACGGCTGCGATGAAACGACTACGTACATGCGGTTCTTGTCTCTGGTCCCTTCATTACAAAACGAAATGCACACCTTCACGTACCATGCACCTTTATGTGCACCATGCTGTGCAGTCCTATTGAAAGCTTTTGCTGCGCTTCTCACTCGTACCAAAACTATTCGCCTCGCTGACTGCACATGACGACAACGTCGATGACATCATCCGCAGATTCTGCTCACATCTGGTGTACGGTTTTGTGAGCCCGTCCGATTTGAACAACGGCTCGTCAGGCAGTTCCTCCCAGGCGGGACCCTTGGCGGACGCAGAACGCCGCATTCGGCAGATGACGCAGCTCAAGCAGCTGTACCCGACACTCAGAGTGCTCGTCGGTGTCGGTGGACCGAAGGCCAGTGCTCTTAGCGACCATTTGTAATAGCTACCACATTGCATTACATGCGCATGCATCCCATAAAGCCTAATAATGGGGTAAGAGTTAGCGTTGCGATTACTGCAGTATCATAGGTCCGTGTTGCAAATGGCCACGTTTGATGCTTGACAATCTCCATCAGCATGCAAATAGGCTTGGAAAATATATTTAACAcaactgaaagttgggcgagctGGCTTGGATTCAGAATTGGAAAGGTAGAAATAGAGTACGTGCTGTCTGCGAGAGTCTTTTCGTGTCTCTTCAAGTGTGAGTTGGAAAGTGGTTTTCTGTTTTGAGTAAGCGCATTAGACTACATAGTGTGTCAAACATGCCATTTACAAAATGTTTCTGGCTCACAAAATGCTTTTACATAAAACTGCCACTGGGCTGCACATATTAATTAATATGCAGCATGCACACACTCAGATGATGCATTATCTCTACTTGTCCTTGCAGGTTGACTCTAAGTCGTTCTCGGATGAGCTTATTACCGAGGGACGTCGAGAGCACCTAGCTCTACGCAGCGTCCGCTGGCTGCGCACCCGCCGCCTAGATGGCATGCACATCCAGTGGATGTATCCGGGAGAGGGCAACGGCCGACCTTCTGACAGAGAGAATTTTCCGAAGCTACTCGCACAAATCAGGAGCGCCTTCAAGGCAAGTGCACTCATTAAGTGCTAACTTGCTTTTACCCTGTCATTTCAAGACATTGTATAATGACAACACATTGATAAAGAAGCTTCTTTTTCTACTTTTGTGTAAGCAACGTGTTAAGCATGTAACCACTGCCATGCATATGCCAAGCCAGAGGATTGAGGAAGATTCCCGATTATTGTAGACTGTTTTGATAAACTTAAGTGCACAACATGAGCAGTACTGCTTGGGTATTTTGAACCTATAGCAGCCACCAACGATACGGCTGAATCCTTCAATTTCCACCTGTGCAAATGCCGAAGCGCATTTATACACGTGGCATCGAAGGTTTCAGCGGAAGGTTTTTTATACATGAGGCGCATTTATACACATTGGTCAGATTACCGACTGCCAATGCTGTGATCATTGCTATCAGTGTGCAGCGTGTATCGCTTTTCCTTTGACTTCTGTTTACTAGGCAAAAGTTAGTCAATACAGAGCTTTATTTTTAATAGCCCAAATGTCGCCTTTCTCATCGTCACGACCAAGTGACAGTATAGATATGTGGCAGCCGTCACAAGTGAAGGAGGCCTCTGTTACTTGGCTAATGAAATTCACAGACGCACAAATACCTGTTGCATTGGTTAAATTCTTCgtcactttttaggggcgaagctccttatagcggcacccgttcgttcctcgtagccgttgtaatatgtaacaagcataacattttgacctccaaggtggtgccagtgagagatttcttctgtgcgttgttgaacaataaaaaatagccctcaatgtacatgccaatggctgctaatggggaatgagagacatgagcattcagcttttagttaacgcgcacgctgcgagccccattagcagccattggcatgtacattgagcactatctgacaagaaagggttactaggttatactcgctgggcgtaaccttcttggttttagaaaagtttagcgagcgttgggccgcagtgccatgaatacagtgacctagtatataccatgaactcgaggtgattaaaggtgggaagtagacccgaagcgctagccgtaagaaagtgtgcgtgtgccacatctcgtttagtccttggaatgtccgctggatgacggtgcttctatatgggtaatatacgatgaaaagatgcgagatgtggtacttggagtgctgaatagatggacaaacagacaaacagacagatgcatagatggacgcatgaacggacgcaggggcggatgcagggacggacgcacgaacagatgcacgcacggacgggcgaatggacacatggacggtcacacagatggacgcatggacggacggaagcaagaacgaatggacggaccaatgcttcgccccactctccatcattcactttgtggatatgttgccatttttttgtttcctagcTCTTATTCACCAATTTCCTTAATTGTGGAGTGGGTTCAAACTCTCAAAGGCTGAGAAGCTGAGAATGACAGCGCCATTGGTCATTTCCTAACAATGAAGATAACTACATTCATCTCAGTTCCCCCCACTTCTGTTGCCGAATCTAAATGACAACATGCTGAGCAATGAGTTGAAAAAGTCAGTGTTACCGCaggggtgaagcaatgaatgcgatagcaacatccCCACTCCGGCGAAAAATTAGAGAGCTTTATAATTAAGAAACAAATGAGCTAGGGGACACAAGAAATTAGCCAGCCGCCAGGGCGCGCGTGTAGAATGCAAGCCAATCTTGGACGCTTACGCATGCGTCGTCGCAAAACCCTGTATCGCCCTTCGTTGGCGGGGAACTAAAGCGGAGGGCACACTACCTTTAGGGAAGAAAATAAACATGGCACTTGGCATGTGTAGCTATGCCTCACATTGTCCGCTGGCATTGATTGTGGCCACTATGTAAGGCATATACTGTGATTCTTGTTTAGAGGTCTCCTTTCTTTGCTCCTGTGGCAAAAGCCTGCAAGGGCCAAAGCGCGCCCATGAGCTCACGCTATCATGAACCTTGAGGTGCTCTTTTTTTCAGGGGCCAACCGGCCACGAGTGGTGTGGTAGTGCAACCAAAAAATCGATAACTAGCGTGGGTTGTCAGCGATACAATGTAAACACGGTGCAAACAATGTGCAGGGTGGCCACATCCCACATAATTTTCTATTCTCTGCGTGTTGGGTTCCGTACGTTTCACCCAATACTGCATGCACTTGTGTTTGCTGTCAGTATCCTGGAGAACAAATGCCTTATAGTGTGATTCTTTGAAGCAGCATCCCGCTGCAGAGTGTGATATTGTGGAGCGAGGGGTTGCAGTTAGTCTCCCCGGTCGTGCTCCGCAAAATTTTTCTTTgtaattatttttatttgtgtatTTTATTGTGTACACACATATAATACATATACGGGACATGACAGCGATGGCAATGGCCAAACCCCGCTgagtgtgtccatataattgctgccGCAATAAAAATGAAAACGAAGTGATGATGCACTTTTCACAATAGCATGCCTTTGATTCTCGACTTTCTGGTAGTAAAAAGGGGAAAGTAAATGCTTTTAGGAATGCAGTGTTGGGGGAAATCTACGGTCACTATTATCAAAAAACAGCGCGGCCACAACCCTGCTATTTAAACAATGACAAGGCTGTGACCGAGTAACAGTATGGGGCATACTCTGCACCCCTATCCTTAGGTGATTTGGTTCGGGGTGCCCCCTTTGCATGCATGCCTATGCGTATGCTTTTCCCATACAGGCCGAGAGCAGCCGGTGGCACCTGACCCTCTACCTTCCGCATGAGGACAGCCGGGTAGACCGTGGATACGAACTGCGCAATGCCCTGAGTTCAGTGCACTACGCGGTCATGGGCTCGTTTGGGTTTGTGGAGCCCGGCCATGCCGAGGTGGCCAGCCCGCTTTACAACCGGCCGCCGATCAGCGATCACTCGCCCATCAACAGCATCCACGAACTCGTCGTCCTGTTGCTGGATCGGGGAGCTCCAAGCAACAAGCTGTTGCTAGCCGTGACCGCCTCCGGATTCAGCTATGCGCTCGCAAGGTGCGCGCAGCTTCATAAAATCTTAGCTTGAAGGATGCTGACTAATGAAAAATAGAAGGGACACACCACCACCAACCATTCAAAAAGGCCAAAGAGGATGCATCACCCAATCGCAGGTGATGTCACACTGATAATTGAAATAGCCAAGCCTATGCACAACTCTCTTAGTGTTTCGCGAGGCGGTGACCTCGTTTGGAGATGTGGTTTCGCATCGCCATTTTTGTGTACTGGCAAGTAACAGATTGCAAACACTCAGCTAATGATAAATTAAGCACTCTTGTTGCCTAATGTTTCCTTACCACTCCTGGTTGAAACATTTTGCTACACATGATGCCTTTTGGTGAAGACAGTACCGTACATGTGATCACTTCAGTGAAAGCACTACCATGTTTAATGAGATGATGGCTGTGGAGCGCTTTGGCAGAAATATaaaagttattattttttttacctttttagGTATACTCGCTGCTAGCAGATAGATACATTTAATTTGAAAGGgtaatttattttgttttatgaATAAATATAGCATGACTGACAGTGAAACAATTGTAAATTATTTACACTGTAAACACATTTAATTCTATTTGAATACATTTATAATTTATTCCAACATTTCCACTTGCTTTGAATGTGGTCTCCAGGACCTTGGCATCAAATTAAGCGAGCTTTACACATTTTTAGACAGTCGATAAATGCATGGTGCCAAGGGATATGCCCCTACGCAAACATACACAGTGCGTCCAAAGGCAATGTTTGGCACTCTGGTGGGATTTAAGTGTCGCCGTGCACGCTCTTCCCAGGGCCGACACTGACGTGCGTGCCCCTCTACGCGGCGACGATGGCCGCGGTCAGGCTGGACCGTTCACGCTGACGCCAGGCCGGCTGGCTTACTTTGAGATCTGTTACAACGTGTATCGAAACAGCTGGGCACGAGTGTTTGATGCCGCTACGTCATGTCCGTATGCCTACCATGGCCAGGAGTGGGTCACCTACGACGATGCCGACTCCGTCAGGGCAAAGGTATGGCCCAGAGGGTAACGAGTTGATCGGTGGGGCCCAATTACTTCCTACACCTAAGCCAGTGTTTTAGCACTAGTACACAAATTTTTAAAGAGTGAATTTTAAAGCATAGTGTAGTTTAGCCGCTGCATTTATATTACTCTGCAAGGAGTGTTCAACGACTTCTTATATTCACTAGTAAACATGGGAAATGAGCATTATAAACTTTCAAAACCTGCCAAATGAAGCAAATACTTTATTGCACGCGATGTCATTGCATGCACCCTCTGAACGACAAAGGTGGACCGGCTCATTTGATCCCTGCTTTGGTGATGTTCATTGCCCCCTGTATTTGCACTTTTACCTGCAGGTATAACATACAACATTATCGATTTACACTTAATGTGGACTGTGATAAGGACGCTGACGTCAATGATAAAAAACTTGTTGAGGGCATCCATAAAGCTCTTACTGTAACAAAAGAAGAAGCCGGGCGCCGCACAGGAAGAGTAAAAAATGCAAGTGTGGTTtccttgattgtcctgttttacctattttgcctccttcggaatatatcacagcagcacgctttgaaaaacgcacaacggccaataactttgatAAGTCCCCTTTGTTTGTAGCAGACTTCCCAC encodes:
- the LOC142771915 gene encoding endochitinase-like, which codes for MHAYAYAFPIQAESSRWHLTLYLPHEDSRVDRGYELRNALSSVHYAVMGSFGFVEPGHAEVASPLYNRPPISDHSPINSIHELVVLLLDRGAPSNKLLLAVTASGFSYALARADTDVRAPLRGDDGRGQAGPFTLTPGRLAYFEICYNVYRNSWARVFDAATSCPYAYHGQEWVTYDDADSVRAKVWPRG